In Humulus lupulus chromosome 7, drHumLupu1.1, whole genome shotgun sequence, the following are encoded in one genomic region:
- the LOC133791256 gene encoding uncharacterized protein LOC133791256 yields the protein MADKLAPEKRHSFVHNGQEVFEWDQTLEEVNMYITLPPNVHSKQFYCQIQSKHVELGIKGNPPYLNHDLASPVKTDSSFWTLEDGIMHITLQKRDKGQTWASPILGEGQLDPYATDLEQKRLMLQRFQEENPGFDFSQAQFTGNCPDPRTFMGGIRTD from the exons ATGGCCGATAAATTGGCTCCAGAAAAGCGCCACAGCTTCGTTCACAATG GTCAAGAGGTTTTCGAATGGGACCAGACCCTAGAAGAGGTCAACATGTATATAACTCTTCCTCCGAACGTTCATTCCAAGCAATTCTATTGCCAGATTCAGTCTAAGCATGTTGAGCTTGGAATCAAGGGCAACCCTCCTTACCTCAAT CATGACCTTGCTAGCCCGGTGAAGACGGATTCTTCTTTTTGGACCttag AGGATGGAATAATGCATATAACGCTGCAGAAGAGGGACAAAGGCCAGACATGGGCTTCTCCCATATTGGGTGAGGGTCAGCTCGATCCTTATGCTACTGATCTCGAACAGAAGCGGCTCATGCTTCAGAGATTTCAAGAAGAG AACCCGGGTTTTGACTTCTCTCAAGCTCAGTTCACTGGCAACTGCCCTGATCCAAGGACCTTTATGGGTGGAATCCGCACAGATTGA